One genomic region from bacterium BMS3Abin02 encodes:
- the aroK gene encoding shikimate kinase 1 translates to MLWLIGMMGSGKSTIGAEVAERLSIEFVDMDTLYEERWGSIASQWASVGESGFRDREARLVAEVATRPIAAVVATGGGTVTSATAVELMRTSGTVVWLKAATDTLAARLVEAPRRPILEKRSLQDIDRERHELYSGAAHHIVQTDDLSAGQVVEEVMAAWRR, encoded by the coding sequence ATGCTCTGGCTCATCGGCATGATGGGATCGGGCAAGAGCACGATCGGTGCAGAAGTGGCCGAGCGTCTCAGCATCGAGTTCGTGGACATGGACACCTTGTATGAGGAGCGTTGGGGGTCGATCGCGTCCCAATGGGCATCGGTGGGAGAGTCGGGCTTTCGGGATCGGGAAGCGCGATTGGTGGCCGAGGTGGCCACCCGTCCGATCGCTGCAGTCGTCGCGACGGGGGGCGGAACAGTCACGTCGGCGACGGCCGTGGAGCTGATGCGGACGTCGGGAACGGTCGTATGGCTGAAGGCGGCGACCGACACGCTCGCGGCTCGACTCGTCGAAGCACCCAGGCGGCCAATCCTCGAGAAGCGTTCCCTGCAGGACATCGACCGTGAGCGCCATGAACTCTACAGCGGGGCAGCACATCACATCGTGCAGACAGACGACCTGTCGGCCGGGCAAGTAGTGGAAGAAGTGATGGCAGCATGGAGACGCTGA
- the aroC gene encoding chorismate synthase, with the protein MMRFLTAGESHGRGLVTIVDGLPAGLGFLREGLAAELERRRQGHGRGARMRIERDIVEILAGVRYGVTTGAPVAVLIRNTEWERFASTLSPEPGSPEPPQTTPRPGHADLAGMMKFDSHDVRDVLERASARETAARTVAGYAARLLLRAIDIEIVSHVVAIGGIEAPKDAVPVPEDRDRLDASPVRVLDETMMASMIAAIDAAKVDRDTLGGVIEVLAYGVPAGLGSYTQWDRRLDGLLARAMLSIPGIKGVEVGDAYEQARVRGSDAHDEITPGYGRATNRAGGVEGGTSNGRPIRVRAAMKPLSTLMRPLASVDVATGRPAPALRERSDVCAVPSAAVVAEQMVAIILAQEAQRSFGGATVADMQAAANAYRRRLTAF; encoded by the coding sequence ATGATGCGCTTTCTCACTGCAGGTGAGTCTCATGGACGAGGACTCGTCACCATCGTTGACGGCCTCCCCGCCGGCCTTGGATTCCTCAGGGAAGGACTCGCGGCCGAGCTGGAGCGCCGCCGGCAGGGGCACGGACGAGGCGCCCGGATGCGCATCGAACGAGACATCGTCGAGATCCTGGCCGGAGTTCGCTACGGCGTGACGACCGGTGCGCCCGTTGCAGTGCTCATCAGGAACACCGAATGGGAACGGTTCGCGTCGACGCTCTCTCCCGAGCCGGGCAGCCCGGAGCCTCCGCAGACGACACCACGGCCGGGACACGCCGATCTGGCCGGGATGATGAAGTTCGATAGCCACGACGTCAGGGACGTCCTGGAGCGTGCGTCGGCCCGTGAGACCGCGGCGAGGACTGTCGCCGGGTACGCGGCCCGCCTGCTCCTTCGCGCGATCGACATCGAGATCGTCAGCCACGTCGTCGCTATCGGTGGTATCGAGGCGCCCAAGGATGCCGTCCCGGTGCCGGAGGACCGTGACCGGCTCGATGCGTCTCCTGTGAGGGTGCTCGACGAGACGATGATGGCGTCGATGATCGCGGCGATCGACGCCGCCAAGGTCGATCGCGACACGCTGGGTGGGGTCATCGAGGTTCTCGCATACGGCGTCCCTGCCGGCCTCGGAAGCTATACGCAGTGGGATAGGCGCCTGGACGGCCTTCTCGCTCGAGCGATGCTGTCGATTCCCGGAATCAAGGGTGTGGAGGTGGGAGACGCATACGAGCAGGCGAGGGTGCGAGGGTCGGACGCGCACGACGAGATCACGCCCGGCTACGGACGCGCGACAAATCGTGCAGGCGGAGTTGAAGGAGGAACGAGCAACGGCCGGCCGATTCGCGTCCGAGCCGCGATGAAGCCACTTTCAACCCTGATGCGGCCGCTGGCCAGCGTCGATGTGGCCACGGGACGGCCCGCCCCGGCGCTCCGGGAGCGTTCTGACGTCTGCGCCGTGCCCTCCGCGGCGGTGGTCGCAGAGCAGATGGTGGCGATCATCCTCGCCCAGGAGGCACAGCGATCGTTCGGAGGAGCGACGGTGGCAGACATGCAGGCCGCGGCGAACGCGTACCGGCGCCGACTTACGGCGTTCTGA